The proteins below come from a single Crossiella sp. CA-258035 genomic window:
- a CDS encoding multidrug effflux MFS transporter codes for MVDLQTAPATAKSRAATALLAVLLGGCTAFGPLTIDMYLPAFPQIAADLGSTAAQVQLTLTACLIGLALGQLVIGPLSDILGRRRPLLAGLAVYAVTSVACVFANSVGLLVGLRFIQGVAGAAGIVIARAIVRDLYSGVAAAKFFSNLMLISGLAPILAPVIGGQLLKVATWHGVFAVLAAFAVLLFLGGLFGLRETLPVERRHGGGLGQTFRSIRTLLRDRAFVGYVLTSGLTMAAMFAYISGSPFVIQDLYGASPQVYSLIFGANAIGIVAVAQLNGRLAHRVHSRTLLAIGVQVVALAGLALLAVVLIGGTDLGLTGFLIPLFVMIASIGMILPTTTTLAMADHPEAAGAASALLGSVQFVIGGLTAPLVGLAGQDSAVPMAAAMALMGIAAFAMYFFVARPAARKANAA; via the coding sequence GTGGTTGACCTGCAGACCGCACCGGCGACAGCGAAGTCCAGGGCGGCGACCGCCCTGCTGGCGGTGCTGCTCGGTGGCTGCACCGCCTTCGGGCCGCTCACCATCGACATGTACCTGCCCGCGTTCCCGCAGATCGCGGCGGATCTGGGCAGCACCGCCGCGCAGGTGCAGCTGACCCTGACCGCCTGCCTGATCGGCCTGGCCCTGGGCCAGCTGGTGATCGGCCCGCTCAGCGACATCCTGGGCCGCCGCCGTCCGCTGCTGGCCGGGCTCGCGGTGTACGCGGTGACCTCGGTGGCCTGCGTGTTCGCCAACAGCGTCGGCCTGCTGGTGGGCCTGCGGTTCATCCAGGGCGTGGCGGGCGCGGCCGGCATCGTGATCGCCAGGGCGATCGTGCGGGACCTGTACTCCGGCGTGGCCGCGGCGAAGTTCTTCTCCAACCTGATGCTGATCTCCGGCCTGGCCCCGATCCTGGCCCCGGTCATCGGCGGCCAACTGCTCAAGGTGGCCACCTGGCACGGCGTCTTCGCGGTGCTGGCCGCCTTCGCGGTGCTGTTGTTCCTCGGCGGCCTGTTCGGCCTCCGCGAGACCCTGCCGGTGGAACGCAGGCACGGCGGCGGCCTCGGCCAGACCTTCCGCTCCATCCGCACCCTGCTCCGCGACCGGGCCTTCGTCGGCTACGTGCTCACCTCGGGCCTGACCATGGCCGCGATGTTCGCCTACATCTCCGGCTCCCCGTTCGTGATCCAGGACCTCTACGGCGCCTCCCCGCAGGTCTACAGCCTGATCTTCGGCGCCAACGCGATCGGCATCGTCGCGGTCGCCCAGCTCAACGGCCGCCTGGCGCACCGGGTGCACTCCAGGACCCTGCTCGCCATCGGCGTCCAGGTGGTCGCGCTGGCGGGCCTGGCGCTGCTGGCCGTGGTCCTCATCGGCGGCACCGACCTGGGCCTGACCGGCTTCCTCATCCCGCTGTTCGTCATGATCGCCAGCATCGGCATGATCCTGCCGACCACCACCACCCTGGCCATGGCCGACCACCCGGAGGCCGCGGGCGCGGCCTCGGCGCTGCTGGGCTCGGTCCAGTTCGTCATCGGCGGCCTCACCGCACCCCTGGTGGGCCTGGCGGGTCAGGACAGCGCGGTTCCGATGGCCGCCGCGATGGCGCTTATGGGTATAGCCGCGTTCGCGATGTACTTCTTCGTGGCGCGTCCCGCCGCCAGAAAGGCCAACGCGGCCTAG
- a CDS encoding MarR family transcriptional regulator: MPAPGKRDPARPDDHRSALAEDLFAVLPRLRMAVLRNTRRHFPHPPLPEAQANLLRTVAASPGLTVREAAHTLQLAANTVSTLVAALSAEGLLERRVCPTDRRSARLLPTELALGRLAEFDGHRNRVVGEAMDRMSAAELDTITDALPALRRLIAELDAQPD; this comes from the coding sequence ATGCCCGCGCCGGGGAAACGTGATCCCGCCCGCCCCGACGACCACCGGTCCGCCCTGGCCGAAGACCTGTTCGCGGTGCTGCCGCGGCTGCGGATGGCGGTGCTGCGCAACACCCGCCGGCACTTCCCGCACCCGCCGCTGCCCGAGGCCCAGGCCAACCTGCTGCGCACCGTCGCGGCCAGCCCCGGCCTGACCGTGCGCGAGGCCGCGCACACCCTCCAGCTGGCCGCGAACACGGTGAGCACGCTGGTCGCGGCGCTCAGCGCGGAGGGCCTGCTGGAACGGCGGGTCTGCCCGACGGACCGGCGCAGCGCCCGGTTGCTGCCGACCGAGCTCGCGCTGGGCCGCCTGGCCGAGTTCGACGGGCACCGCAACCGGGTGGTCGGCGAGGCGATGGACCGGATGTCCGCGGCCGAGCTGGACACCATCACCGACGCGCTGCCCGCGCTGCGCCGCCTCATCGCCGAGCTCGACGCGCAGCCGGACTGA
- a CDS encoding GlxA family transcriptional regulator → MPAAPRTVLVVLYDGVRLLDVTGPLEVFAVANEQGGDYRLRLAAPGGRDIRANTGSRLGADLDLAEAQAHGATLVVPGGPNWAHTVSDSELLAQVRRLAGQAERTASVCAGAFVLAAAGLLDGRRATTHWDLAEALARKFPAIEVDADAIFVRDGPVITSAGVTSGIDLALSLVEEDLGVETARLVAKHLVVFLQRPGGQSQFSARLRAGRPRTEGLRRLLDTVVADPAGTHSLAELAARAGMSARHLTRLFREELDTTPQRYVEQVRVEAARQHLEGTADPLDVVARRAGFGSVETLRRAFHRETGVSPSGYRGRFRRG, encoded by the coding sequence GTGCCAGCCGCGCCCCGCACCGTGCTCGTCGTGCTCTACGACGGCGTCCGCTTGCTCGACGTCACCGGGCCGCTGGAAGTCTTCGCGGTGGCCAACGAGCAGGGCGGGGACTACCGGCTGCGGCTGGCCGCGCCCGGCGGGCGGGACATCCGGGCCAACACCGGATCGCGGCTGGGCGCGGACCTCGACCTGGCCGAGGCGCAGGCGCACGGGGCGACATTGGTGGTGCCGGGCGGGCCGAACTGGGCGCACACCGTCAGCGACAGCGAGCTGCTGGCCCAGGTGCGGCGGCTGGCCGGGCAGGCCGAGCGCACCGCCTCGGTGTGCGCGGGCGCGTTCGTGCTGGCCGCGGCCGGGCTGCTGGACGGGCGGCGGGCCACCACGCACTGGGACCTGGCCGAGGCGCTGGCCAGGAAGTTCCCCGCGATCGAGGTGGACGCGGACGCGATCTTCGTCCGGGACGGGCCGGTGATCACCTCCGCCGGGGTCACCTCCGGCATCGACCTGGCGCTGAGCCTGGTGGAGGAGGACCTGGGCGTGGAGACCGCGCGGCTGGTGGCCAAGCACCTGGTGGTGTTCCTGCAACGGCCGGGCGGGCAGTCCCAGTTCAGCGCGCGGCTGCGGGCCGGGCGGCCGCGCACCGAGGGCCTGCGCCGGTTGCTGGACACCGTGGTCGCCGACCCGGCGGGCACGCACTCGCTGGCCGAGCTGGCCGCCAGGGCCGGGATGAGCGCCCGGCACCTGACCCGGCTGTTCCGCGAGGAGCTGGACACCACCCCGCAGCGCTACGTGGAGCAGGTGCGGGTGGAGGCGGCCCGGCAGCACCTGGAGGGCACCGCCGATCCGCTGGACGTGGTGGCCCGGCGGGCCGGTTTCGGCTCGGTGGAGACGCTGCGCCGGGCCTTCCACCGGGAGACCGGGGTCTCGCCCAGCGGCTACCGCGGCCGGTTCCGCCGCGGCTAG
- a CDS encoding flavodoxin family protein, producing the protein MPTLLIVHHTPSPATQALLEAVVSGASTDELDGIEVQVRPALTASPVDVLGADGCLLGTPANIGYMSGALKHFFDTVYYPCLSATIGRPYGLYVHGNEGVEGAVRAVEAIATGLKWRKAFPPVTVLGQPGKQDLESCLELGATVAASLLDQ; encoded by the coding sequence ATGCCAACCCTGCTGATCGTCCACCACACCCCCTCCCCCGCCACCCAGGCCCTGCTGGAGGCGGTGGTCTCCGGCGCGTCCACCGATGAGCTGGACGGCATCGAGGTGCAGGTCAGGCCCGCGCTGACCGCCTCGCCGGTGGACGTGCTCGGCGCCGACGGCTGCCTGCTGGGCACCCCGGCGAACATCGGTTACATGAGCGGCGCGCTCAAGCACTTCTTCGACACGGTGTACTACCCGTGCCTGTCGGCGACCATCGGCCGGCCTTATGGCCTCTACGTGCACGGCAACGAAGGTGTGGAGGGCGCGGTCCGCGCGGTGGAGGCCATCGCGACCGGCCTGAAGTGGCGCAAGGCCTTCCCCCCGGTGACCGTGCTCGGCCAGCCCGGCAAGCAGGACCTGGAGTCCTGCTTGGAGCTGGGCGCGACCGTGGCCGCGAGCCTGCTGGACCAGTGA
- a CDS encoding LysR family transcriptional regulator, producing MDLEVRHLRMLCAIAEAGSMTKAAAVLGLSQPTLTRQVQRLERFMGGPLFVRERDGVRPTALGEFILVRANSVLPVLDGLAPSRGLAEDEELREIRIGVRPGPLLPSLVRGLNTLHPAAELRTEEGPSSHAVAEVLDSGRLDVALLNECDGYELRRRPSLAYHVVVVEPVFVRLASGHPLAAQCEVSLADLAGEDWATPSPCGNNDDESIYAACGRAGFVPRIRHRVDLPQADELVRSQQAVLLCPPLSDPPAGTVNRPLRDTPLRTTRLLVHHREGTIARQSDKLLRFLVEDYAEQVEYHPVYAYWLDRHGSLS from the coding sequence ATGGACCTGGAGGTCCGTCACCTGCGGATGCTGTGCGCGATCGCCGAGGCCGGCAGCATGACCAAGGCGGCCGCGGTTCTCGGGCTGTCCCAACCCACGTTGACCCGCCAGGTGCAGCGCCTGGAGCGCTTCATGGGCGGGCCGCTGTTCGTGCGCGAGCGGGACGGCGTGCGGCCCACCGCGCTGGGCGAGTTCATCCTGGTCCGCGCCAACTCCGTGCTGCCAGTGCTGGACGGCCTCGCGCCCTCGCGCGGACTGGCCGAGGACGAGGAGCTGCGCGAGATCCGCATCGGCGTGCGCCCCGGCCCGCTGCTGCCCAGCCTGGTGCGCGGCCTGAACACCCTGCACCCGGCGGCCGAACTGCGCACCGAGGAGGGCCCGTCCTCGCACGCGGTGGCCGAGGTGCTGGACAGCGGCAGGCTGGATGTCGCGCTGCTCAACGAGTGCGACGGCTACGAACTGCGCCGACGGCCCAGCCTGGCCTACCACGTGGTGGTGGTGGAACCGGTGTTCGTCCGCCTCGCCTCCGGCCACCCACTGGCCGCCCAGTGCGAGGTGAGCCTCGCCGACCTGGCCGGTGAGGACTGGGCCACGCCCTCACCGTGCGGCAACAACGACGACGAGTCCATCTACGCCGCCTGCGGCCGGGCCGGTTTCGTGCCGCGCATCCGGCACCGGGTGGACCTGCCGCAGGCCGATGAGCTGGTGCGCAGCCAGCAGGCGGTGCTGCTCTGCCCGCCGCTGTCGGACCCACCGGCCGGCACGGTGAACCGGCCGCTGCGGGACACCCCGCTGCGCACCACCCGGCTGCTGGTGCACCACCGCGAGGGCACCATCGCCCGCCAGTCGGACAAGCTGCTGCGCTTCCTGGTGGAGGACTACGCCGAGCAGGTCGAGTACCACCCGGTCTACGCGTACTGGCTGGACCGTCACGGGAGTCTGTCCTAG
- a CDS encoding neutral/alkaline ceramidase: MTGYLVGRGIADITGEAAGCGLLGYGKASQRSAGIHLRLRARAFVVAHGGLRVLLVVSELPLMFDSVHRTVLTRLRARFGELYTARNTLLTVTHTHAGPGGYSHHALYNLTVPGFRPKTFAAIVAGIVESVERAHADLAPATLTLAHGELRDASVNRSRAAWLRNPPAERAVFPAAIDPQTTLLRIERDGRLAGAVNFFATHGTSMCNTNRLISGDNKGYAAYHWERLVTGVDYLADERPAFVGAFAQTNAGDMSPNLNLRPHSGPTEDEFDNTRLIGLRQYEAAAALAAQPGTPVTGGVDARLTYVDLSEVEVRPEFTGDGRVHRTGPPVTGAACLAGTDEGPGFPGFRQGRDSVLDVLSRRVWYRRSARLRETQSPKGIALPARLVRRAGRLVQERCPVQLLRIGQLHLIGIPGEVTITAGLRLRRAVAAILGAELADVLVAGYSNGYFHYVTTPEEYLAQRYEGGSTLFGRWQLPALTQVAAGLATALRDGVPVPLGTPPPELAKRVRAHRRRGLDTPPAGREFGDVLLQPRDSYRPGELVRAVFAGAHLANDLRRGGTFLEVQRQEGADWVAVADDGDWCTKLHWVRQRVTITWDIPAGTAGTFRLRYHGDARTAGGRCRPVSGCTREFRVG, translated from the coding sequence GTGACCGGCTACCTCGTCGGGCGCGGCATCGCCGACATCACCGGCGAGGCCGCCGGGTGCGGACTGCTCGGCTACGGCAAGGCCAGCCAGCGCAGCGCGGGCATCCACCTGCGGCTGCGGGCCAGGGCGTTCGTGGTGGCGCACGGCGGGTTGCGGGTGCTGCTGGTGGTCAGCGAACTGCCGCTGATGTTCGACAGCGTGCACCGAACGGTGCTGACCAGGCTGCGCGCCCGGTTCGGCGAGCTCTACACCGCGCGGAACACCCTGCTCACGGTCACCCACACGCACGCTGGCCCCGGCGGCTACAGCCATCACGCGCTGTACAACCTGACCGTGCCCGGCTTCCGGCCGAAGACCTTCGCCGCGATCGTGGCCGGGATCGTGGAGTCGGTCGAGCGCGCGCACGCCGACCTCGCCCCGGCCACGCTGACCCTGGCGCACGGCGAGCTCCGCGACGCCAGCGTGAACCGCTCCCGCGCGGCCTGGCTGCGCAACCCGCCTGCCGAGCGCGCGGTGTTCCCGGCGGCGATCGACCCGCAGACCACGCTGCTGCGCATCGAGCGGGACGGGCGGCTGGCCGGTGCGGTCAACTTCTTCGCCACCCACGGCACCAGCATGTGCAACACGAACCGGCTGATCAGCGGGGACAACAAGGGTTATGCCGCCTACCACTGGGAGCGCCTGGTCACCGGCGTGGACTACCTGGCCGACGAGCGGCCCGCGTTCGTCGGCGCGTTCGCCCAGACCAACGCCGGGGACATGTCGCCGAACCTGAACCTGCGCCCGCACAGCGGTCCCACCGAGGACGAGTTCGACAACACCCGGCTGATCGGGCTGCGCCAGTACGAGGCGGCCGCGGCGCTGGCCGCCCAGCCCGGCACGCCGGTGACCGGGGGCGTGGACGCGCGACTGACCTATGTGGACCTGTCCGAGGTGGAGGTCCGGCCGGAGTTCACCGGCGACGGCCGGGTGCACCGGACCGGTCCGCCGGTGACCGGGGCCGCCTGCCTCGCTGGCACAGACGAAGGTCCAGGATTCCCCGGCTTCCGGCAGGGCCGGGACTCGGTGCTGGACGTGCTCTCCCGCCGGGTCTGGTACCGGCGGTCCGCGCGGCTGCGGGAAACCCAGTCCCCCAAGGGAATCGCGCTGCCCGCGCGGCTGGTGCGGCGGGCCGGCCGGCTGGTGCAGGAGCGGTGTCCGGTGCAGCTGCTGCGGATCGGGCAGCTGCACCTGATCGGCATCCCCGGCGAGGTCACCATCACCGCGGGGCTGCGGCTGCGGCGGGCGGTGGCCGCGATCCTCGGCGCGGAGCTGGCCGATGTGCTGGTGGCCGGATACAGCAACGGCTACTTCCACTACGTCACCACGCCGGAGGAGTACCTGGCCCAGCGCTACGAGGGCGGCAGCACGCTGTTCGGCCGCTGGCAACTGCCCGCGCTGACCCAGGTCGCGGCCGGCCTGGCCACCGCGCTGCGCGACGGAGTCCCGGTGCCCCTGGGCACTCCGCCGCCGGAGCTGGCCAAGCGGGTGCGCGCGCACCGGCGGCGCGGGCTGGACACACCGCCTGCGGGCCGCGAGTTCGGCGATGTGCTTCTCCAGCCACGGGATTCCTACCGGCCGGGCGAGCTGGTGCGGGCGGTGTTCGCGGGCGCGCACCTGGCCAACGACCTGCGGCGCGGCGGCACGTTCCTGGAGGTGCAGCGGCAAGAGGGCGCGGACTGGGTCGCGGTGGCCGACGACGGCGACTGGTGCACGAAGCTGCACTGGGTCAGGCAGCGCGTCACCATCACCTGGGACATTCCGGCCGGGACCGCGGGGACCTTCCGGCTGCGCTACCACGGCGATGCGCGCACTGCCGGTGGCCGCTGCCGTCCGGTTTCCGGGTGCACGCGGGAGTTCCGGGTCGGCTAG
- a CDS encoding CPBP family intramembrane glutamic endopeptidase: protein MGERRYWARLGGFVLVGGLTVIFGCLLLLLLTGHFRVHYTADHDDTLPLWLLIVPALLAIVVTRVVPPKVKWHNPFRIEPDRTRLEAGWLTGIALLYAVIMVLPGGPIWFLSVKPLLLIVVPLSLFWYLRRHGGKRERWLPMTPVRWVAPLAPAVVFLSLTYLVGAYPESRIIPSWPVMVLVFLFNAVIEEFFYRRWLQTRLEAVLGLWPGIVLAAVLWAVWHIGIQSHHGLGLGLLTVLAGHGVRGMFLGYLWARYRNFPVLLLVHGLINAPFLLTSLL from the coding sequence ATGGGGGAGCGGCGTTACTGGGCCCGGCTCGGCGGGTTTGTCCTGGTCGGCGGACTGACAGTCATCTTCGGCTGTCTGCTGTTGTTGCTGCTCACCGGGCACTTCCGGGTGCACTACACCGCCGATCACGACGACACCCTCCCGCTCTGGCTGCTGATCGTGCCCGCTCTGCTGGCCATCGTCGTCACCCGGGTCGTCCCGCCCAAGGTCAAGTGGCACAACCCGTTCCGCATCGAACCCGACCGGACCCGGCTGGAGGCGGGCTGGCTCACCGGTATCGCGCTGCTCTACGCGGTCATCATGGTCTTACCGGGTGGGCCGATCTGGTTCCTGTCCGTCAAACCGTTGTTGCTCATCGTGGTCCCGCTCAGCCTGTTCTGGTACCTGCGGCGGCACGGTGGCAAGCGGGAGCGCTGGTTGCCCATGACGCCGGTGCGGTGGGTCGCGCCGCTGGCGCCTGCGGTCGTCTTCCTCTCGCTGACCTATCTTGTCGGGGCCTATCCCGAGTCCCGGATCATTCCCTCTTGGCCGGTCATGGTCTTGGTGTTCCTGTTCAACGCCGTGATCGAGGAGTTCTTCTACCGCCGTTGGTTGCAGACGCGGCTGGAGGCCGTGCTGGGACTGTGGCCCGGGATTGTGCTGGCCGCCGTGCTCTGGGCGGTGTGGCACATCGGGATCCAGTCCCACCACGGCCTCGGCCTCGGTCTGCTCACCGTGCTGGCTGGGCACGGGGTGCGCGGGATGTTCCTCGGTTACCTGTGGGCGCGCTACCGCAACTTCCCCGTGTTGTTGCTGGTGCACGGGCTGATCAACGCGCCCTTCCTGCTCACCTCACTGCTCTGA
- a CDS encoding winged helix DNA-binding domain-containing protein produces MDIVTRGRLNRATLARQHLLSREQVSAVDLVERLCGIQAQEARPPFVALWTRIAGFDRRELHEALHERRIVRATLLRGTLHLMSAADYLRFRHTLQPMLTASLRVLGSRANGLDLERLLPTARAILAAAPRSFTELRPLLQEAFPAVNDRALGYAVRTQLPLVMRPTQDRWSFPTVAAFTLADEWLPEPLSTVDETDQLALRYLGAFGPASAQDFHTWSGLAEAKQIMDRLRHKLEVFQDEQGRELFDLPEAPRPEEDVPAPVRYLPEFDNLVLAHSDRTRVLAEAHRGEVVTKNLRVRATFLVDGQVRGVWETTRKKDKAILTLRPFLPLSRGTLDELVEEGEALLRFQEPEAGTVEVTVAP; encoded by the coding sequence ATGGACATCGTGACCCGTGGCCGGCTCAACCGGGCGACGCTGGCGCGCCAGCACCTGCTGAGCAGGGAGCAGGTCTCCGCGGTCGACCTGGTGGAGCGACTGTGCGGGATCCAGGCGCAGGAGGCGCGGCCGCCGTTCGTGGCGCTGTGGACCCGGATCGCCGGCTTCGACCGGCGGGAGCTGCACGAGGCGCTGCACGAGCGCCGGATCGTCCGGGCCACGCTGCTGCGCGGCACCCTGCACCTGATGAGCGCGGCGGACTACCTCCGGTTCCGGCACACCCTGCAACCGATGCTGACTGCCTCGCTGCGGGTGCTGGGTTCCCGCGCCAACGGCCTGGACCTGGAGCGGTTGCTGCCCACCGCGCGGGCGATCCTGGCCGCCGCGCCGCGCAGCTTCACCGAGCTGCGCCCGCTGCTGCAGGAGGCATTCCCCGCGGTGAACGACCGCGCGCTGGGCTACGCGGTGCGCACCCAGCTGCCGCTGGTGATGCGGCCGACCCAGGACCGCTGGTCGTTCCCGACGGTGGCCGCCTTCACCCTGGCCGACGAGTGGCTGCCCGAGCCACTGTCCACTGTGGACGAGACGGACCAGCTGGCGCTGCGCTACCTCGGCGCGTTCGGCCCGGCCTCCGCCCAGGACTTCCACACCTGGTCCGGGCTGGCCGAGGCCAAGCAGATCATGGACCGGTTGCGGCACAAGCTGGAGGTCTTCCAGGACGAGCAGGGGCGCGAGCTCTTCGACCTGCCGGAGGCCCCGCGCCCGGAGGAGGACGTGCCCGCCCCGGTGCGATACCTGCCGGAGTTCGACAACCTGGTGCTGGCGCACTCCGACCGCACCAGGGTACTGGCCGAGGCGCACCGCGGCGAGGTGGTGACCAAGAACCTGCGGGTGCGGGCCACCTTCCTGGTCGACGGCCAGGTCCGCGGCGTGTGGGAGACCACCCGCAAGAAGGACAAGGCGATCCTCACCCTGCGCCCGTTCCTGCCGCTGTCCCGGGGCACCCTGGACGAGCTGGTCGAGGAGGGCGAGGCGCTGCTGCGCTTCCAGGAGCCGGAGGCGGGCACGGTCGAGGTGACCGTCGCGCCCTGA
- a CDS encoding GNAT family N-acetyltransferase: MRVLEHTGGYVAGAFSADELVGAGAGFLAAPIGRGLHSHVAGVSGQAQGRSVGYALKLHQRAWALVRGLDTVSWTFDPLVRRNAFFNLAKLAALPAEYLPDFYGPMADEINDAGPSDRVLLNWRLTDPSVAAACAGRPLTPDITTAEPLLSDVDGRPVRRATGADTVLVAVPADIETLRGKDPVLAVEWRFAVRDTLGELLDAGARVTGFLRSGSYVVSRPDR; this comes from the coding sequence ATGCGGGTGCTGGAGCACACCGGCGGCTACGTGGCAGGCGCGTTCAGCGCCGACGAGCTGGTGGGCGCGGGCGCCGGGTTCCTGGCCGCGCCGATCGGCCGCGGCCTGCACTCGCACGTGGCCGGGGTGTCCGGCCAGGCCCAGGGCCGCTCGGTCGGCTACGCGCTCAAGCTGCACCAGCGGGCCTGGGCGCTGGTGCGCGGCCTGGACACGGTCAGCTGGACCTTCGACCCGCTGGTGCGCCGCAACGCCTTCTTCAACCTGGCCAAGCTGGCCGCGCTGCCCGCGGAGTACCTGCCCGACTTCTACGGCCCGATGGCCGATGAGATCAACGACGCCGGGCCCAGCGACCGGGTGCTGCTGAACTGGCGGCTCACCGACCCCTCGGTCGCCGCGGCCTGCGCCGGCCGCCCGCTCACCCCGGACATCACCACCGCCGAACCACTGCTGTCCGATGTGGACGGTCGGCCGGTGCGGCGGGCGACCGGGGCGGACACCGTGCTGGTCGCGGTGCCCGCCGACATCGAGACCTTGCGCGGCAAGGATCCGGTGCTCGCGGTGGAGTGGCGGTTCGCGGTCAGGGACACCCTCGGCGAGCTGCTGGACGCCGGTGCCAGGGTGACCGGGTTCCTGCGCAGCGGGTCCTACGTGGTGTCCCGGCCGGACCGCTGA
- a CDS encoding HD domain-containing protein translates to MPATLTVPDSALAAEATELVRDLTDDLLYHHSRRVYHFGALRGEHRGLTFDRELLYVGAMFHDLGLTERHRQSRQRFEIDGADDAAEFLRRHGLPEQAVTTVWTAIALHTTMEVPHHMAPEIALVIAGVEVDVVGVGLDEVREADRAAVVALHPRPEFKRRILEAFHRGLAHRPETTFGNIKADVLARYEPGFRRTDFVDVILESSWAE, encoded by the coding sequence GTGCCCGCCACCCTCACCGTCCCGGACAGCGCGCTGGCCGCCGAGGCCACCGAGCTCGTGCGCGACCTCACCGACGACCTGCTCTACCACCACTCCCGCCGCGTCTACCACTTCGGCGCGCTGCGCGGCGAGCACCGGGGCCTGACCTTCGACCGGGAGCTGCTCTACGTGGGCGCGATGTTCCACGACCTCGGCCTCACCGAACGGCACCGCCAGTCCCGGCAACGGTTCGAGATCGACGGCGCGGACGACGCGGCCGAGTTCCTGCGCCGCCACGGCCTGCCCGAGCAGGCGGTGACCACGGTGTGGACCGCGATCGCCTTGCACACCACGATGGAGGTCCCGCACCACATGGCTCCGGAGATCGCACTGGTGATCGCGGGCGTGGAGGTCGACGTGGTGGGCGTCGGCCTGGACGAGGTGCGCGAGGCCGACCGGGCCGCGGTGGTCGCCCTGCATCCCCGGCCGGAGTTCAAGCGGCGCATTCTGGAAGCGTTCCACCGTGGACTGGCGCACCGGCCGGAGACGACCTTCGGCAACATCAAGGCCGACGTGCTGGCGCGGTACGAGCCCGGGTTCAGGCGCACCGACTTCGTGGACGTGATCCTGGAGTCCAGCTGGGCTGAGTAA